Proteins co-encoded in one Cytobacillus sp. NJ13 genomic window:
- the fliH gene encoding flagellar assembly protein FliH has translation MILLSRLIKSYSSAVPKEEKKVISIRLLQCNLNHIEDASEQNAARTDVELQAMLNSAREEAERIVNAARIDSENKTRQMDEQLEALKQEKQKVLEEARSEGFAAGADEGRQSGLREYSELIHMAREVVNSAKHDYQQHIESSEQTILNLGLKVAGKILGEVLDQNSDQFLSIVKRALKEAREYTEIQLHVHPMHYDLILSHKDELIRVFPKETDLYIYPDEELSDTSCIIESGNGRIEASVDSQLEEIKRKLFEMLESEPN, from the coding sequence ATGATATTATTGTCTAGGCTTATTAAATCATATTCTTCCGCAGTGCCAAAAGAAGAAAAGAAAGTCATTTCTATCAGACTGCTGCAATGCAATTTAAACCATATTGAAGATGCATCTGAGCAAAACGCGGCTAGAACAGATGTAGAGCTTCAAGCCATGCTGAACAGTGCCCGTGAGGAAGCTGAGAGGATTGTAAATGCTGCGAGAATAGATTCAGAAAATAAAACTCGGCAAATGGACGAGCAGCTCGAAGCGCTGAAACAGGAAAAACAAAAGGTTCTTGAGGAAGCCCGCTCTGAAGGATTTGCTGCTGGCGCTGATGAAGGCAGACAAAGCGGTCTCCGGGAATACAGTGAACTGATCCATATGGCAAGAGAAGTTGTAAACTCAGCCAAACATGATTACCAGCAGCATATCGAATCATCAGAACAGACCATTCTAAATTTGGGATTAAAGGTTGCAGGAAAAATTCTTGGAGAAGTGCTTGATCAAAATAGTGACCAATTCCTTTCCATTGTAAAAAGAGCACTAAAGGAAGCGAGAGAGTACACTGAGATTCAGCTCCATGTACACCCTATGCATTATGATTTGATTCTATCCCATAAGGATGAACTAATCCGGGTATTTCCAAAAGAGACAGATTTATATATTTATCCAGATGAAGAACTAAGCGATACAAGCTGCATAATTGAATCAGGAAATGGACGAATTGAAGCCAGTGTTGACAGCCAGCTTGAAGAAATAAAAAGAAAACTCTTTGAGATGCTGGAGAGTGAGCCAAATTGA
- the fliG gene encoding flagellar motor switch protein FliG, with amino-acid sequence MPKKEQRELTGKQKAAILLISLGPDVASSVYKHLSEEEIEKLTLEISGVRKVDSFAKEEILEEFHQIALAQDYITQGGIGYAKTVLEKALGTEQASAIINRLTSSLQVRPFDFARKADPAQILNFIQNEHPQTISLILSYLEPAQAGQILSELPQEMQADIARRIAVMDSTSPEIINEVEQILERKLSSTVTQDYTQTGGIESVVDVLNGVDRATERTILDALEIQDPELAEEIKKRMFVFEDIVTLDSRAIQRVIRDCESEDLMLSLKVSSDEVKEIVFKNMSSRMVETFKDEMEYMGPVRLRDVEEAQSRIVGIIRRLEESGEIIVARGGGDDIIV; translated from the coding sequence ATGCCAAAAAAAGAGCAAAGAGAACTAACAGGTAAACAAAAAGCGGCAATTCTTCTTATTTCACTCGGTCCTGATGTTGCATCCTCTGTTTATAAACATTTAAGCGAGGAAGAAATTGAGAAATTGACTCTGGAAATCTCCGGGGTCAGAAAAGTTGATTCGTTTGCTAAAGAAGAAATACTTGAAGAATTCCATCAAATTGCCCTGGCACAGGACTATATCACTCAGGGCGGGATTGGTTATGCAAAAACAGTTCTCGAGAAAGCACTCGGTACCGAGCAGGCTTCGGCCATTATTAACAGACTGACGTCTTCTCTGCAGGTAAGGCCATTCGATTTTGCCAGAAAGGCAGATCCGGCACAAATCCTGAATTTTATTCAAAATGAGCATCCTCAAACAATCTCATTGATATTGTCCTATCTTGAGCCAGCGCAGGCCGGGCAAATCCTGTCAGAGCTGCCGCAGGAAATGCAGGCGGATATTGCAAGAAGGATTGCCGTTATGGATAGCACATCTCCTGAAATTATCAATGAAGTTGAACAGATTCTTGAGAGAAAGCTGTCTTCTACTGTAACACAGGATTATACTCAGACCGGCGGCATTGAATCGGTTGTGGATGTTCTTAATGGGGTTGACCGGGCGACAGAAAGGACTATTCTGGATGCACTGGAGATTCAGGATCCAGAGCTTGCTGAGGAAATCAAGAAGAGAATGTTTGTATTTGAGGACATCGTTACCCTTGACAGCCGCGCCATACAGCGTGTTATCCGCGACTGTGAAAGTGAGGACCTCATGCTTTCATTGAAAGTGTCCAGTGATGAAGTTAAGGAAATCGTCTTTAAAAATATGTCATCCAGAATGGTTGAAACCTTTAAGGATGAGATGGAATACATGGGTCCTGTGAGATTAAGAGATGTTGAGGAAGCCCAATCAAGAATAGTCGGCATTATCCGAAGATTAGAAGAATCAGGAGAGATCATCGTCGCTCGCGGCGGAGGGGATGATATTATTGTCTAG
- the fliF gene encoding flagellar basal-body MS-ring/collar protein FliF, translating into MNETLQRYIGKVKEYWGSRTKKQKTVMIGAAAICILLIAAAAILSTRTTLVPLYSNLTPSETGTIKESLDTRGVVSEIADGGTTIKVPEEVVDTLKVELAAEGIPKSGSIDYSFFSQNAGIGMTENEFNVLKLEAMQTELANLMKGIDGVNDAKVMINLPEKGIFVNDSSEEASASIVLNTKPGYQFEESQIQALYHLAAKSIPNLPTDNIVITNQYFEYFDLKNKQNSSPESTFAAQHDIKKEIERDVQRQVQNMLGTLMGQDKVVVSVTADIDFTQENREENLVTPVDEENMEGIAISAQKITETFTGNGDAAGGFTPAGGSDEPAGTDSATYQESGNSNGDYERIEETINNEVNKIRREIVESPYKVRDLGIQVMVEPPTADDPASLPQERINDITQILGTVIRTTINKDASSDAELTDEAIQDKIVVSVQPFNGKVEFSNETSTRIPWWIYAIGGVLLLIIALLIFLFVKARKKQKKEEEMEAQTAETFNLPDVNDEHETESTMRRKQLEKMAKEKPEDFAKLLRTWIAED; encoded by the coding sequence ATGAATGAGACACTACAGAGATATATAGGTAAAGTGAAAGAATACTGGGGCAGCAGGACAAAGAAACAGAAGACGGTTATGATTGGTGCTGCTGCAATATGTATATTGCTGATTGCGGCTGCCGCGATCCTAAGCACCAGGACTACTCTCGTTCCACTATACAGCAATTTAACACCCTCTGAGACTGGGACGATAAAAGAAAGTCTAGATACCAGGGGCGTTGTATCGGAAATCGCAGATGGCGGAACAACGATCAAGGTTCCTGAAGAGGTAGTAGATACTCTGAAAGTAGAACTGGCAGCAGAAGGAATTCCGAAATCCGGAAGCATTGATTATTCGTTTTTCAGCCAAAATGCTGGCATTGGCATGACTGAAAATGAATTTAATGTCCTAAAGCTGGAAGCAATGCAGACTGAACTTGCGAATTTGATGAAAGGGATCGATGGAGTAAACGATGCCAAGGTAATGATAAACCTTCCAGAGAAAGGCATTTTTGTAAATGATTCTTCTGAGGAAGCATCTGCCTCTATTGTTCTTAACACCAAACCAGGATACCAATTTGAAGAATCGCAAATCCAGGCGCTTTATCACCTGGCTGCGAAAAGTATACCAAATCTTCCCACTGATAATATCGTCATTACTAATCAGTATTTTGAGTATTTTGACTTAAAAAATAAACAAAATTCTTCACCTGAAAGCACCTTTGCAGCACAGCATGATATTAAAAAAGAGATAGAACGCGATGTACAGCGGCAGGTGCAGAATATGCTGGGCACTTTAATGGGGCAGGATAAGGTTGTTGTATCTGTAACCGCCGATATTGACTTTACCCAGGAAAACAGAGAAGAAAACCTCGTTACACCTGTTGATGAAGAAAATATGGAAGGTATAGCTATTAGTGCTCAAAAGATTACGGAAACGTTTACTGGCAATGGCGATGCTGCTGGAGGATTTACTCCGGCTGGCGGCAGCGATGAACCTGCAGGCACTGATTCGGCTACTTATCAGGAAAGCGGAAATTCTAATGGGGATTATGAACGGATAGAAGAGACTATTAATAATGAAGTAAATAAAATCCGCAGGGAGATTGTCGAAAGTCCTTATAAAGTCAGGGACCTGGGCATTCAGGTTATGGTGGAACCGCCGACAGCTGATGATCCTGCATCACTTCCGCAGGAAAGAATTAATGATATTACACAAATACTTGGGACTGTTATTCGTACAACCATTAATAAGGATGCTTCATCCGATGCTGAATTAACAGATGAAGCAATTCAGGATAAAATTGTCGTCTCCGTACAGCCTTTCAATGGTAAAGTTGAGTTTTCTAATGAGACTAGCACCAGAATTCCTTGGTGGATATATGCAATCGGCGGCGTACTGCTTTTAATCATTGCTCTATTAATCTTCCTTTTTGTTAAAGCGAGAAAGAAGCAGAAGAAAGAAGAAGAGATGGAAGCACAAACTGCAGAGACATTCAATCTTCCGGATGTAAATGACGAGCATGAAACAGAAAGTACAATGAGACGCAAGCAGCTGGAAAAAATGGCGAAGGAAAAGCCTGAAGACTTTGCAAAACTGCTTCGCACTTGGATCGCAGAAGACTAA
- the fliE gene encoding flagellar hook-basal body complex protein FliE: MNTVTFMPVNALMPAENQKTHTYTAFDAQQSFSSVLKQSIEKINNAQIQSDVMTEKLAKGENVDLHQVMITSQKASITMQAALEIRNKVIEAYQEAMRMQV; encoded by the coding sequence ATGAATACTGTAACTTTTATGCCAGTGAATGCTTTAATGCCTGCTGAAAATCAAAAGACTCATACATATACAGCATTCGATGCTCAGCAAAGTTTTTCGTCCGTTTTAAAGCAATCAATTGAAAAAATAAATAATGCGCAGATTCAGTCAGATGTTATGACTGAAAAGCTTGCAAAGGGAGAAAACGTCGACCTTCACCAGGTGATGATTACATCACAGAAAGCGAGCATTACAATGCAGGCTGCGCTGGAAATTAGAAATAAAGTAATTGAAGCCTATCAGGAAGCGATGAGAATGCAAGTCTAA
- the flgC gene encoding flagellar basal body rod protein FlgC encodes MSMFHSMNNTASALTVQRLRMDVISSNMANADSTRSVNGDGPYRRKSVVLEPKEGQFSSFLNMAMSRKGGSSAGNGVKVSRIVEDRETPTKMVYDPTHVDANENGYVEMPNVDPLREMTDLMSATRSYEANVTVFNASKGMMMKALEIGK; translated from the coding sequence ATGTCTATGTTTCATAGTATGAATAATACAGCATCGGCTCTTACTGTCCAAAGGCTCCGCATGGATGTGATTTCTTCGAATATGGCCAATGCGGACTCTACCAGAAGTGTGAATGGAGATGGACCCTACAGAAGGAAGTCAGTAGTATTGGAACCGAAAGAAGGTCAATTTTCTTCTTTTTTAAATATGGCAATGAGCCGAAAAGGCGGAAGCTCTGCAGGAAACGGTGTAAAAGTGTCAAGAATTGTAGAAGATCGAGAGACGCCAACTAAAATGGTTTATGATCCAACACATGTCGATGCTAATGAGAATGGATATGTTGAAATGCCAAATGTGGATCCTTTAAGAGAAATGACGGATCTAATGAGTGCAACAAGATCTTATGAAGCCAATGTAACTGTTTTTAATGCCTCTAAAGGCATGATGATGAAAGCTTTGGAAATCGGCAAATAA
- the flgB gene encoding flagellar basal body rod protein FlgB: MKLFSGTISTLEQALDYSSLKQKVISQNIANADTPNYKAKDASFKEAFQSALNGSMEANKSDFRHYDFKYGSTSGQGVVTKRNASYNHNGNSVDVDKEMADLAANQIYYNAVIERVSGKFSSLQNVLRGGK, encoded by the coding sequence TTGAAACTGTTTTCAGGCACTATATCAACTTTAGAACAAGCATTGGATTACTCTTCGCTTAAGCAAAAGGTAATATCTCAAAATATTGCGAATGCGGATACTCCAAACTATAAAGCAAAAGATGCAAGCTTTAAAGAGGCTTTTCAGAGCGCTCTAAATGGATCAATGGAAGCAAACAAAAGTGATTTCAGGCATTATGACTTTAAGTATGGATCTACCTCAGGACAAGGTGTAGTTACAAAACGCAATGCTTCGTACAATCATAATGGCAATAGCGTAGATGTAGATAAGGAAATGGCTGATCTGGCTGCAAATCAGATTTATTATAATGCAGTGATTGAACGAGTAAGCGGTAAGTTTTCTAGTCTGCAAAATGTATTGCGGGGAGGCAAATAG